The following proteins come from a genomic window of Flavobacterium crocinum:
- a CDS encoding response regulator, which translates to MNGNFKRNLLISSLVSLFVLTISSVASFISIKSLLNSNFWVNHTQDVIYNLNEGSSIITEAQTSMRGYLLTGDEQFVDRFNESETKSNNYFDKLDELTSDNASQRKMLDELRSKRSGFFKYLNNQIVKKRLSKETLIFDLNEGRNMMNEIRAIIKKVENTEQKLLEERNANSERYGTYSLILIVIAFFIAFIISIVFLIRILKDYNERSALQRELERKDKEIAERLEVIGGIAIQISKGNYDVQIDDRKADTLGTLGESIHEMRDSLKTSFELLSQKEWLQTGVATLNDKMLGEKTIQKLAKDVIEFLCQYTNSSAGVLYVIDGEELIVTGGYSYIPSKNRERIKKGEGLIGQAIVSGKMLELKSLSPDDIQINYALGEIKPTHVVALPLTDFKVEGAVELASIYGFSVLQLEFLNMVSNNIGIALKATQNRKRVMELLEETKSQSEELQIQHSELEAINAELEAQTEKLQASEEELRVQQEELEQTNEELSERSVLLEEKNTEIQKKSEALELTTRYKSEFLANMSHELRTPLNSILLLSRLLSENNNKNMNNEEIEFAKVIQSSGNSLLGLIDEILDLSKIEAGKMDLEFLDVSTKEITDNLHNLFYLVAKEKGINFEIIAKDAPIVIKTDKMRLEQILKNLISNAIKFTEKGTVSLEIKVDTDDDKIICFIVKDTGIGIPVEKQPLIFEAFQQADGSTKRKYGGTGLGLSISRELAKLLRGEIILHSKVNEGSTFTLCLPVLGFAINKVSVNKIPHVEEIEVETENEEARPKYISEVIPAEIEDDRDSITEGDKVILIVEDDINFAKSLLAFTQKKGYKGVVAVRGDYALNFALIYRPIGILLDIELPVKSGWQVLEELKNHTHTKHISVHIMSSHKLKQESLLKGAVDFLDKPVAFDKIPDVFKRIEHIINKESQKVLIIEDNPQHAKALAYFLETYNINSEIKSDVSEGLSVLTDKDVDCVILDMGIPDKQAYEILDGVKKSPGLENLPVIVFTGKSLSIKEELKIKKYADSIIVKTAHSYQRMLDEVSLFLHLVENKKEGNGKKESTKKLNSLNNILFEKKVLIVDDDVRNIYSLSKALEAFKMNVITAFDGKEAIKILDENPDTDVVLLDMMMPNMDGYETAEKIRANPKFLNLAVIAVTAKAMTGDREKCIKAGASDYITKPVDVDQLLSLLRVWLYDKI; encoded by the coding sequence ATGAATGGTAATTTTAAAAGAAATTTACTAATTAGTTCCCTGGTTTCACTATTTGTACTCACTATTAGTTCTGTTGCTTCTTTTATTAGTATTAAAAGTTTACTAAACAGCAATTTTTGGGTAAACCATACCCAGGATGTAATTTATAATCTAAATGAGGGTTCATCGATTATCACAGAAGCCCAAACCAGCATGCGAGGGTATCTGCTTACGGGCGATGAACAGTTTGTAGACCGTTTTAATGAATCTGAAACAAAATCGAATAATTATTTTGACAAATTAGATGAACTTACATCTGATAATGCTTCTCAGAGAAAAATGCTTGATGAGCTAAGGTCTAAACGATCCGGCTTCTTTAAATACCTTAATAATCAAATCGTAAAAAAGCGTTTAAGCAAAGAAACACTCATCTTTGATTTGAATGAAGGCCGAAACATGATGAATGAAATTCGGGCAATCATCAAAAAAGTCGAAAATACAGAGCAGAAACTTTTAGAAGAACGTAATGCCAATTCAGAACGTTACGGGACTTACAGTTTAATTCTGATTGTTATTGCTTTCTTTATTGCATTTATTATTTCGATTGTGTTTCTGATTAGAATTCTCAAAGATTACAATGAAAGATCAGCATTACAACGTGAGCTTGAAAGAAAAGATAAAGAAATTGCAGAAAGATTAGAAGTTATCGGTGGAATTGCCATCCAGATTTCAAAAGGCAATTATGATGTTCAGATTGATGACCGAAAAGCCGATACATTGGGAACTTTAGGAGAATCGATTCATGAAATGAGGGATTCTTTAAAAACCTCTTTTGAACTTTTATCTCAAAAAGAATGGCTCCAAACAGGTGTCGCCACTTTGAATGATAAAATGCTGGGCGAAAAAACGATTCAGAAACTGGCAAAAGATGTCATCGAATTTCTGTGTCAATACACTAACAGCAGTGCAGGGGTTTTATATGTAATAGATGGTGAAGAACTTATCGTTACCGGAGGATATAGTTATATACCGAGCAAAAACAGAGAAAGAATCAAAAAAGGAGAAGGGCTTATTGGGCAGGCTATTGTTTCCGGAAAAATGCTGGAATTAAAATCACTTTCTCCAGACGATATACAGATCAATTATGCTTTGGGTGAAATTAAACCAACTCATGTTGTGGCACTTCCGTTAACAGATTTTAAAGTAGAAGGTGCAGTAGAATTAGCCAGCATTTATGGTTTCTCTGTATTGCAACTGGAGTTTTTAAATATGGTTTCCAATAATATCGGAATTGCTTTAAAAGCAACTCAAAACCGAAAAAGAGTGATGGAACTGCTGGAAGAAACCAAATCACAGTCGGAAGAACTTCAGATTCAGCACAGCGAACTGGAAGCTATTAATGCCGAATTGGAAGCTCAAACCGAAAAATTACAAGCTTCTGAAGAAGAACTTCGCGTACAGCAGGAGGAATTGGAACAAACGAACGAAGAGCTTTCAGAAAGAAGTGTTTTATTAGAAGAAAAAAATACTGAAATTCAGAAAAAATCAGAAGCTCTTGAATTAACAACACGCTACAAATCAGAGTTTTTGGCGAATATGTCGCACGAATTAAGAACGCCGTTAAACTCTATTTTATTATTGAGCCGTTTGTTGTCTGAAAACAACAACAAAAACATGAACAATGAAGAAATTGAGTTTGCAAAAGTAATTCAGAGTTCTGGTAACAGTTTATTGGGATTGATTGATGAAATCCTTGATTTGTCTAAGATTGAAGCCGGTAAAATGGATTTGGAATTCCTGGATGTTTCAACTAAAGAAATTACAGACAACCTGCATAATTTATTTTATTTAGTAGCGAAAGAAAAAGGGATCAACTTTGAAATCATCGCTAAAGATGCGCCAATTGTCATTAAAACAGACAAAATGCGTTTGGAGCAGATCCTGAAAAACCTGATTTCAAACGCTATTAAATTTACAGAAAAAGGAACCGTTTCCCTTGAAATCAAAGTAGATACAGACGATGATAAAATTATTTGTTTTATTGTAAAAGATACAGGAATCGGAATTCCGGTTGAAAAACAGCCGTTAATTTTCGAAGCTTTCCAACAAGCCGATGGTTCAACAAAACGTAAATATGGCGGAACAGGTTTGGGATTGTCAATCAGTCGTGAATTAGCGAAATTGTTAAGAGGAGAAATTATCCTGCATAGTAAAGTAAACGAAGGAAGTACTTTTACCTTATGTCTTCCTGTTTTAGGATTTGCCATCAATAAAGTTTCAGTTAATAAAATTCCGCATGTCGAAGAAATTGAAGTTGAAACTGAAAACGAAGAAGCAAGGCCAAAATACATCAGCGAAGTAATTCCTGCAGAAATCGAAGACGACCGTGATTCGATTACAGAAGGCGATAAAGTGATTCTGATCGTAGAAGACGATATCAATTTCGCAAAATCATTACTGGCTTTTACACAGAAAAAAGGATATAAAGGAGTAGTAGCCGTAAGAGGAGATTATGCCCTGAATTTTGCCCTGATTTACAGACCAATCGGAATTTTGCTGGATATCGAACTTCCGGTTAAGAGTGGCTGGCAGGTTTTAGAAGAATTAAAAAATCATACGCATACCAAGCATATTTCGGTGCACATTATGTCTTCGCATAAACTGAAACAGGAAAGTTTGTTAAAAGGAGCCGTAGATTTCTTAGACAAACCAGTTGCTTTCGATAAAATTCCGGATGTTTTTAAACGTATTGAACATATTATCAATAAAGAATCTCAAAAGGTTTTAATCATTGAGGATAATCCACAGCATGCTAAAGCACTGGCGTATTTCCTGGAAACGTATAATATCAATTCAGAAATAAAAAGTGATGTTTCAGAAGGATTATCTGTTCTGACTGATAAAGATGTAGATTGTGTAATTCTCGATATGGGAATTCCGGACAAACAAGCTTACGAAATTCTGGATGGTGTAAAGAAAAGCCCGGGATTAGAGAATCTTCCGGTAATCGTATTTACAGGAAAAAGTTTGTCTATTAAAGAAGAATTGAAGATTAAGAAATATGCCGATTCTATTATTGTGAAAACAGCGCATTCGTACCAAAGAATGCTCGATGAGGTTTCGCTTTTCCTTCATTTGGTAGAAAACAAGAAAGAAGGAAACGGTAAAAAAGAGAGTACTAAAAAACTGAATTCTTTAAATAATATTTTGTTTGAGAAAAAAGTATTGATTGTGGATGATGACGTTCGTAATATTTATTCGCTTTCTAAAGCCTTAGAAGCGTTTAAAATGAATGTTATTACAGCATTTGACGGTAAAGAGGCCATTAAAATTCTGGACGAAAACCCAGATACAGATGTTGTATTGTTAGATATGATGATGCCAAATATGGATGGTTATGAAACAGCTGAAAAGATAAGGGCTAATCCTAAATTCCTTAACTTAGCGGTAATTGCCGTAACAGCCAAAGCAATGACCGGAGACAGGGAAAAATGTATTAAGGCGGGAGCTTCAGATTACATTACAAAACCGGTAGATGTCGATCAGTTGTTATCATTGCTTCGAGTTTGGTTATACGATAAAATCTAA
- a CDS encoding response regulator, whose translation MEKKKVLIVDDDSRNIFALVNTLKARSFECLSCLSAEEALKILKNDSSIDAVLMDMMMPEMDGYEAIPLIKAIPSQENTFVVAVTAQAMTGDREKCLEAGADAYISKPVDVDKLLQILGEI comes from the coding sequence ATGGAAAAGAAAAAGGTATTGATTGTAGATGATGATTCCAGAAATATCTTTGCATTAGTAAACACTTTGAAAGCAAGGTCTTTTGAGTGTTTATCTTGTTTAAGTGCAGAAGAAGCTTTAAAAATATTAAAAAATGACAGTTCGATTGATGCTGTTTTAATGGATATGATGATGCCGGAAATGGACGGTTATGAAGCCATTCCGCTTATAAAAGCCATTCCGTCACAAGAGAATACTTTTGTCGTTGCCGTAACGGCGCAGGCAATGACAGGAGATAGAGAAAAATGTTTAGAGGCTGGAGCAGATGCATACATCTCAAAACCCGTAGATGTTGATAAATTACTTCAAATCCTGGGAGAAATTTAA